The Dehalobacter sp. genomic sequence GCGGGAAATCGTCCATATGGCAGATGTTCAAAGGTTGTACTTGGGCAGCCGCATGGTCCGTAACACAGGCTTGATTATCCTGCTTCTGTTTCTGATCTTACTAAGGGTAAGCAGTGGGAAGAAATACTTTCGTTCCTGGGCCGGTGGTTTTCTGGCCGCGGCAGTCATATTTCTTTGTGTATTTGGGGCAGTAGGGATTGCGGTCTGGCGGGATTTTCAAGTGTTCTGGGACAACTTTCACTATCTGATTTTTACAAATGACCTTTGGCTGCTTAATCCGGAGACCGATATCCTGATCCAAATGGTGCCGCAGCAGTTCTTCTTTGATTTGGTTGTCAGGATTCTGGCTCTTTTTACTTCTGCCGTACTGATCCTCGCTCTTGTTGCTGCAAGAATTTGGTTCGCCTATCAGAAAGTATAAGTACCGTTGTGCTTGATGACCGGTCATACAATTGATAAATATCAATAATTTTTTGAGAACAGAAAGGAAGCTCGATAATATGCTAAGATTTGATGGAAGACAACCCGATGAAATCCGGCCTGTGAAGATTACCAGGAAGTTTACGGACCTTCCTGAAGGCTCCGTCCTGATTGAGGTTGGGAAAACCAGGGTGATTTGTACGGCTACTGTTGAAGATAAAGTACCGCCATTTAAAAAGGGGACCGGCAGCGGCTGGGTTACAGCGGAATACGCTATGCTCCCGAGGGCGACGGCCGTGCGCAATCAGCGTGAAGCCTCCAAGGGAAAATTGGGTGGAAGGACAATGGAAATCCAGCGACTGATCGGCAGGGCACTGCGTTCCATTGTGGATCTGAGTAAACTGGGGGAAAGGACTATCTGGCTGGATTGTGATGTTCTGCAGGCAGACGGTGGGACTAGGACAGCTTCGATTACGGGTGCTTATGTTGCCCTGGCTGATGCTGTCAATTACCTGCTGAAAAATCAATTAATTAAGCAGGACCCTTTAACGGACAGTATTGCGGCCATTTCTGTAGGTAAAGTAGATGGGGTACCTGTAGCCGATCTTGCCTATGAGGAGGATTCCAAAGCCGAAGTTGATATGAATATTGTGATGACCGGTTCGGGGCGTTTTGTAGAGATTCAGGGTACTGCAGAAGGTCAGCCGTTTGACCAAGAGGATCTGAATGCATTCTTAAACCTCGGGGAATCGGGTATTCAAAAACTCAGCGCTTTGCAGAAGGAAGCTCTGGCCAAAGAGCTTCCGGTAGCCTAGTCCGAAGGAGGTCTGTAAGGATGCAGGTCTTGCTTGCAACAACGAATAAGGGCAAAATAAAGGAACTAGAGGGATTGCTTCATAACGAAAAAATCAAAATTTTATCGTTAAGCGATCTTCAGGATTACCAGGAGGTTGAAGAGACCGGCATTACATTTGCCGAGAATGCTTTTATCAAGGCGCGGGCTGCCTGTGCTGCAGGCCAAATGATTACGCTGGCAGATGATTCAGGGCTTGAAGTCGATGCGTTGGCTGGAGCTCCCGGTGTTTTTTCAGCACGCTATGCCGGAGAGCCGAAAAATGATGAGCGTAATATCGAAAAACTCCTAGCAGACCTGGAAGACGTGCCTGAGGAAAATAGGACTGCCCGCTTCCGCTGTGCGTTGGCTATCGTCTGTCCTGACGGCCAGGAATATCTGACGGAGGGAGCGATTGAAGGAAGAATACTGACCGTAAAAATCGGAACCGGCGGGTTCGGTTATGACCCTGTGTTTTACCTGCCTGACCTTCAGAAAACGATGGCGGAGCTCAGCTCGGATGAAAAAAATTGCCTCAGCCACAGAGCGCAGGCTTTTGCGAAAGCAGTTCCATTGTTGACAACGTTACTGAAATAATTTTTTATTATTCTGAATGTGAAATTAAAAATGCTTCTTGACTAGTTTTTTCTCTTGGGATATACTAATCATTGTCACAAAAAGCGGCGGGGTATAGCGCAGTTTGGTAGCGCGCCTGCCTTGGGAGCAGGAGGCCGGGGGTTCAAATCCCTCTGCCCCGACCATAATGAAATGCTGCGGTGACCGAAACGTGCGCCTGTAGCTCAGCCGGATAGAGCATCTGCCTTCTAAGCAGGTTGTCGGGAGTTCGAATCTCTCCAGGCGCGCCATTTTTCATTGAGCGTGCATTTCTCGAAAACAAATGATGTAATTCAGACATGGTGGATGTGGCGAAGTGGTTAACGCACCGGATTGTGGCTCCGGCACTCGTGGGTTCAAGTCCCATCATTCACCCCATATAAAAAGATTAAGCTTTATCGCAAGATAAAGCTTTTATTATTAGGAATGATGGGACTTGAACAGAAAGCGCGCCCTGTAGAAGCGTTTTCCGGCTATGGGAGGTGGCCGATCATGCAAACTCCGCTTCATAGCGGTAGGCCATCCATGGCCGTCGGAAAAAGGAAATGCGACCTATGGAAGCATTTACCCGCCCCGGCGTGATAGCCACGAAGCGGCGGAGCAAGTCCCATCATTCACCCCAAAATCGTAAAGCAGTGTGTACCAAGGGTTTCAGAGATTAGCAAGAAGTTGCAAAATCACGTAATCCGGTCACCGAAAATAGACAGTCCGGCATGAATAACTTCCAAATCAAAAGGAGGTTATTTTTTATGTCACGTATGCGTAAAATAATCAACAAGACTACGCAAAGAATTGGGAAACATCATTAAAAAACTATCTTGCTTATAGTAGCGCAAAACAAAAAAGTAAACGTACCTTACAAGATTTATTCTAAGCCCATATTTGCTATGCTAAGGTGCTAATTGCAATTGCCGCAAAGATTAAAGTCCATCAGTAATTCTCCTAATGGCTTCAATTGAATAATCCACTTCCTTGTTGGTATTATAGTGCCCAAATGAGAAGCGTAGAGTTCCAGTTGGATAAGTTTTCAATGTTTTATGGGCATTTGGAGCGCAATGCAAACCTACCCTTGTCATCACGCCATAGCGATTGTCAAGTTCAAACGAAATCTCGGCAAGATCGCGTTTGGTGGTCTGAATGGATACAACCGCTGTGCGATTGGTTATATCCGGCCTCCCAATAATCCGAATATCCGGTAATGATTTCAGCTTTTTCAAAAAACGGGCGGTCAATTCGAGTTCTTTTTCTCGAATCTTATCAATGCCTGTTTCCAATAGATACCGCAAAGCTGCATGAAGTCCGAAAATTCCCGGAAGATTCATCGTGCCTGCTTCAAATCGGTCCGGCATGAAGCCTGGTACTTCCTCTGTATGGGATAAACTCCCCGTTCCGCCGCTGATAAGGGGGTTTATTAACGGAAACATAGCTTCTGTCGTGATAAAGCCGCCGATCCCCTGCGGTCCCAGTAAACCCTTGTGTCCGGTAAAAGCGAGGGCATCAATACCCATTGCTTGCATATCGATTGGAATAACTCCAGCCGTCTGGGCGCTATCAATAATAAAAGCCAACCCCTGTTCTTTGCAAAAACTGCCTACTTTCTGAATAGGAAGAAGTGTCCCGCAAACGTTGGAAGCGTGGGTCATGACGATCGCTTTAGTGTTCGGCCTGAGTAGCCTGGGTACTTCTTCGAACAATAACTCTCCATCCTCAGTACAGGGAATCCTATCAAATTCTACTCCGGAAGTTTGAAGCTGGATCAAAGGCCGCATGACCGCGTTATGTTCCATTGCTGAAACAAGCACATGATCGCCATTTTGCAAGAAGCCTTTTAAGATCATATTTAAACTAGTTGTGATATTTGGAGTGAAAATAACGTTTTTACAGTTGGGGTAATTGAATAACTCACAAATGAGTTCTCTGGTTTCAATCACAATTTCATCCGCTGTATAGGCACTTTCGTAGCCACCCCGACTGATATTTGCACCGATACTCTGCATGTAGTGCACTACTGCAGCAGAAACTGAAGCTGGTTTAGGAAAAGTTGTACAAGCATTATCAAAATATATTTTGGTGAGATTCATTTTTTCCCTTTCTAACTGATGTTATTCAGCTTATATTATAGCTCAATTTTGTTGCGTTAATATATTCGAATAATCTATTCATAAAGACTTTTATTATTGAAAATTTCAATTTTTTTTTATAAACCTATTATGGTAATATTATCTCCATATGTTAGACACATAATGTCTAAATAATGATATTACAGAAGGAGGTCATTGAAGAGTGATCAAAAACGAAAAGATTGTAATTGTTATCGCTGGAATTATCATTGGTATTATTTCTGTCACACTGGTACTTCTAGGCAATCCAGCCAATATGGGCTTTTGTATTGCCTGCTTTGTCCGCGACACAGCAGGTGCGCTGGGTTTGCATCGGGCCAATGCCGTCCAATACATACGACCGGAAATTATTGGTTTGGTTTTGGGATCCTGTCTGATGGCTTTAAGTAAAAAAGAATTCTCACCGCGAGGTGGTTCTTCCCCTTTAACGCGGTTTATTCTTGGATTTTTTGTTATGATCGGAGCGCTGATGTTCCTGGGATGCCCCTTCCGGATGATTCTACGACTTGCCGGCGGAGACTTAAATGCTCTTGTTGGCTTGGTTGGATTCATCTGTGGCATTTTAGCAGGGATATTCTTCCTTAACAGGGGCTATACATTAAAAAGAACCTATAGTCTTCCGAAAATTGAGGGAGTCATATTCCCGGTGATACAAATTGTGTTTCTTTCTTTGCTCTTGGCAGCGCCTGCCTTTATTTATTTTACGGAAGCAGGAGCCGGTCCCGGAGCCAAACATGCCGCGATCGCAATTTCTCTAGCTGCGGGTATCCTTGTTGGTATCTTAGCGCAAAGAACCCGACTTTGCATGGTTGGCGGCATTCGGGATCTAGTATTATTTAGAGAATGGAAATTGTTGCTTGGTTTTCTGGCTATCCTGGCATCTGCTTTTGTTATGAATACCGCTACCGGTAACTTATCCGTGGGATTTGCCAATCAACCCATTGCCCATACGGATGGTTTATGGAATTTTCTCGGTATGCTTACGGTTGGTTTTGGCTCGACACTTCTTGGAGGCTGTCCGCTTCGGCAAATGATTCTTGCCGGGGAAGGCAATACGGACTCCGTTATTACAGTGATTGGCCTATTTGCCGGTGCAGCCTTTGCGCACAATTTTTCTTTAGCTTCTTCAGCTAAAGGACCTACGACCAACGGCATGATCGCGGTCGCTATTGGTTTGGTTGTCATGCTGATAATCGCTGTGGTCAACACCCGGAAGGCCGCTGCAACTGTGAATAATTGACATACGCTTTGATATTTATTCAAATGTAAAAAATTACATTACATTGAGAGGAGAATTGACATGCTCGATGCAAGAGGCCGTTCATGTCCAGAGCCTGTTATCATGATCAAGAAAGCAATGGCTTCCAACGAGGATGAATATGCCATACTGCTTGACAACCGTACCTCTTTGGAAAATGTCTCACGTTTTGCGAGAGTTGCAGGATATCATAGTGATTATACTGAAGAAAATGGGATCTTTACATTGAAAATAACAAAAAAATAATAATGTAGCACAAACATCGAAGGGAAATCCACTTATGGAATACATCGCAACCTTTTATTCGCATTATGGCGCGATGCGCTTTAAAAAAAAGTGTATAGCCAATAACCTTCATGCGGTCGTAATGCCTGTTCCCAGAAGTCTCAGCTCTTCTTGCGGCAGCTGCGTCAAGTATGAAGATCACCGGGACTTTGTTGCACCGGAAAATCCGGATGAAGAGATTGAACAAATAGTCTGCATTGAAACAACCGGGTACCGGCAGGTATATAAGGCTAAAGGAGCATAATTGCTTATAGTTTGTTTCTAACCCAAGTATAGTTATAATAAATACTAATTGTGAAATTAATTACTTGTATTCTATAAAATAATTAGTTAAAATCCAGGTAGGTTAAGAAATCAAATACAGCATGAGAAACGGTGTTTTTCAAAGGTAAAAGCCCGCAAACACGCATGGATTATGGCTTGTGGTATCGCGGCAGTCACAGAGTGATTGTGGCTCCGGCACTCGTGGGTTCAAGTCCCATCATTCACCCCATATAAAAAGATTAAGCTTTATCGCAAGATAAAGCTTTTTGATTACCCGCCTCGGCGTGATAGCCGCGAAGCGGCGGAGCAAGTCCCATCATTTTTTTTAATCATGGGGTTCGTCAGTAACCTGACCCCTTTAGGGCGGTGTAGATTTTTTATGGTGATGCTGCCTGCGTCGTGGCGGATGCTTTCGCGGATAGACCGCTCTGGCCGCTGCTGTTTAACGCAACAATTTTATAATAATAGGTTGTCTCCGGATCTAAGCCTGTATCCGTGTAAGGGGGCGCTGCCACATTTTCCGCTATCGGATTATAGGTGCCTTCGGAAGAGGATGCCCTGTAAACGATATAGGAGCTTGCACCGGTGACCGGAGTCCAATCCACAACAATCTGGCTGGAATTATCGGCTGTTGCCGTCAGATCTAATGGTACGGACGGAAATGTGATGGTATTTGCTGTTAAAGAATAAGGGCCATCTCCGGCGCTGTTGGAGGCCAAAACTTTATAGTAATAGGTGGTTCCTGCATCCAGACCCGTATTGGTATAGGAGGTTGAAGATAAAGTCGTGATACGTGTATAAGTTCCGGAAGCAGAGTGAGACCGGTATACGGAATAAGTCGGGTCTCCGCTTACGGCGGACCAGGACAGCGATATCTGCGAAGAGCTTAGCGCTGCAGCAGTCAGATTTGCTGGAGCAGTTGGCACACTCGAGGCAAGGGTAGTGGCACTGGTGACCGCCGAATAGGCACTGCTGCCGGCAGTGTTCACAGCCAGGACTTTGTAGTAATAGGCAGTACTCGCGGTCAGACTGCTGTCTGTATACGCATTGGTTGTGGTCGTGGCCATAAGCGTGTAAGTCCCTGATACTGAATTGGCTCTGTATATGGAATAAGTATCTGCTTCGCTGACCGAAGACCAGGATAGGGAAATCTGTGTTGAGCTCTTTGGCACAGCAGTGAGATTATCAGGAATGGAAGGAACGCTGGCAGCAATGGTTTTGGCACTGGCAATGGCAGAATAAGAACTCGAACCGACACTGTTTGTGGCCAGCACCTTATAATAATAAGTCGTATTGGCTGTCAGACCACTATTGGTATAAGAAGTAGCGGTAATGGTCGTAAGCAGAGAATACGGTCCTGATGCTGAGGAAGACCGGTAAATGGAATAGGATGCTGCCCCGCTGACAGCGGACCAGGAAAGTGTGATCTGACTGGTACTTTTCGGTGTTGCCGTAAGATTTGCCGGGGCAGACGGGATGCTGAGCGCAGTCGTGGTGCTAGCAACAGGTGAAAAGGCGCTCGATCCGGTACCGTTCGTAGCTTTTATCTTATAGTAATATGTTGTGTTGGGGGATAGTCCACTATTGATATACGAAGTCGAGGAAACTTTTGCAATCTGATAGTAAGACCCATAGTAGGAAGAAGCGCGGTATACAGCATAGGAAGTGGCACCGTTTACTGTTGGCCAGGATAACGCGATCTGACTGATACTTTGCGATTTCGCTGTAAGATTTGGCGGAGCAGCCGGGACAGAAGCAATATCGTCTAAAAGGGTGTTCACGACGTTTTGCGGTATCACGGCTGTACCACCGAAGACAATCAATTTGCTGATCAGATTACTTTTTTGATTGATATAATTCCCGACAGAAGTGTTGGTCAGACTGTTGACCAAAATAACGGGGGAATTTGTCTGTGCTGCCAAGGCCGAACCTGCGAGCGCATCGGGAAATGATTGCCCGGTTGCGATACAGCAGGCGGCCAGATTAAGTTGAGCTGAAAATTCATCGATAATTTTAAGGTTGGTTTCATAGCGGTCAGCACCACTCAGCCTTTTCCCCGCAGGAAGAAGATTTAAAACACTGGTGCTGATGACACCGGTTCCGCCAACAACATATGTGCTGGTGACATTTTGCAGAGCTTGCTGGATGTTACCGGGCAAGCTGTTTTTAGCTGTAAGCAGGATCGGAATTTCTTTGATCGCGGCGATAGGAGCGGCAGATAAAGCATCCGCAAAGTTTTCACCCGTTGCAATGATTGCCTGGTTATAGCTTCCCAGCGTCTGGGCAATTCTGGCCGAGGTATCATAGCGGTCAGAACCGGCAATCCGGGATATGGATATTCCCATATAATAGATCTCCCGTTCCACACTTGTGGAGATGGCTGAAGTCCCACCGATAAGAAAGACATGTGAGACGTGCAGACGGGAAAGTTCGGTCCTGGTCTTGGTGCTTAATGATTCGCTGGAGGTCAGCAGAATAGGAGCATTATATTTAGAGGCGAGCGGAGCGCTGCATAAGGCATCCGGATAATTTTCACCATTGACAATGATGGCGTAGTTGGAAGAACTCCAGCCATACTGGGAAATCAGGGCGGATGTTTCATATCTGTCACTGCCTGACAAACGATTGGAGGTTATGAAAGAGGATCCTGGACTGCCGGCGGCTGCATTAACGATATTGGAAAAATAGTCTGTGCCGGAATTCCCCATAGCTTTGATCTTGTAATAGTAAGTATTGCCTGATGTCAGGCTGCCATCCGTATAATTGGTATAGAACGTCGAGGCAATCTCCGTATAGGCCCCTGAATACGAAGCTGAGCGGTAGACCGTGTAAGAGGTTATTCCGCTGATTGAATTCCAGGAAAGATAGATTTGCCCTGGTCCGGAGGATTTCGCTGAAAGACTTGAGAAAGAGGAAAGGGTCGTGGCGCCGGCATAGGAAGAAAGTAAACTTGTTTCATTGTTGTCGACAGTCTGGATCTTATAGTAATAGGTTTGATTGGAGGCCAAACCGGTGTCGGTATATTGGTTTGTGGTAACCGAATTAGTAAAAGTGTAGGTTCCGGAATGGGAAGTTGATCGGTAGACATTGTACTTGTCTGCGCCGCTTACTGCAGTCCAGGTTAACGCAATTTCATTTGGACCGAGTGCAGAAGCGGATAAGTTTGTCGGAGCGGACAAGGCAGCGGCAGAAATCTGAGGCATAGTCAAGAAACTGACGAGGAAGCATAAGAGTATCACCAATGATTTGGATTTGATTTCTCCCATATGATATTCACCTCCCGTTGCATTCTCTTTTAAAGAATCATGAAACAATTATACCATTTTTTGGTTTATCATCTGTAAATTATATGTAAATCTTTTAGAATATTCAATTTAAATTTTTATTGTTATTCTTAGTAAAATCATCCATAATAGAAATCAGCAAGAAGAATGGGGGGCCTGTTTGTGACAGAAAGATATGTTCAGACTGTGGAAAGAGCGCTGGATATATTGGAAGTACTGGCCAGTTCTAGGGAATCATTTGGTGTGACTGAAATCGGCAGCAGGATAGGGCTGCATAAAAGCACGGTACATCGGATTATTCAGACTTTATGCTATCGGGGATATGTTGAAAAAGAAAAAGATAGGGAACGGTACCGTCTCGGGATAAAAATAATTGAAGTCGGCAACGCATTTTTCAATCAGCTTGAAGTCCGGAAGATTGCCGAACGCTATCTGGAAAGCCTGGCCAAAACCTTTGATGAAGTAGTTCATCTTGTCCTGCCCGACAACGGAGAAGTAGTGTTCATCGATCATAAAGAGAGTTCCCAGTTAATCGGCATGTACTCCAAGGTAGGCAGCAGAGGCTACATGCATTGTACGGCGGTTGGTAAAGCAATTCTTTCCACTTTGCCGGAAGAGGAAGTAAGGCTTATTCTGCAAAAAAAGGGTATGCCCCGTTTTACTCAGCAGACGATTACAGATCCGGAAAAACTGATCGAACAGCTGAAGGAAATAAGAAAAACAGGCATTGCAGTTGCCGCTGAAGAAACTGAAGTCGGGGTCATTAATATAGGAACACCCATTTATGATTATTCGGGTAGAACCATTGGTGCGATCAGCATTTCCGGACCCATTAATAGGCTGATGGAGAAAGGGATTGAAAAGGTCGGTCAGGAAATCAAGCGTGTTGGTCAGGATATATCCTCCAGATTAGGATATTCCGGCCGCTGATCTTACAGTACTACCCAAAAAAACGCTTGACGGAAGTAGGAAACTAGTACATAATATTAATACTATATTTTCAAATATTTCAGAATCTTTTTGTGTTGGTTTGCATAAGATAGCCAAAAGATCAGACATTAAGCTTCAGCAAAAAAATTGAAAAGATGGGGACAATGATGAAGGTTTAGTTTAAAAATGAAACAATGTTTCAGATAATAAAACAAAACTAATTTTTATAGGTATAAAATGAAACATTGTTTTATATGGTGAAACACGGTGGGGAGTGATTGATCATGATGAGGATTTCATCAATAGCTTATAATCAGGACAGAGATTGTATAGGATGTGCCATTAGAGATGAAAAGCAAATATCCACCTATATTCTGTCTTTTCAGATAGCAGACCAGCTGATGTCGCGCTATCACGGGAAATGGGGTATTTCGGGCAACAGGATTACACTTCGATTTACAGACCTAGACCATCCGCTGACGATTGATTATGATTCCGGAGTGATTAATTACGGATCCCTTACGACAGCATTTTATCATCGCTATAACCCTGCTAAGGGGCTGACGGTGCTGGTCGAGGATATCTGTTCCGACCTTGCGATCCCACAAAGTGAGCC encodes the following:
- a CDS encoding IclR family transcriptional regulator: MTERYVQTVERALDILEVLASSRESFGVTEIGSRIGLHKSTVHRIIQTLCYRGYVEKEKDRERYRLGIKIIEVGNAFFNQLEVRKIAERYLESLAKTFDEVVHLVLPDNGEVVFIDHKESSQLIGMYSKVGSRGYMHCTAVGKAILSTLPEEEVRLILQKKGMPRFTQQTITDPEKLIEQLKEIRKTGIAVAAEETEVGVINIGTPIYDYSGRTIGAISISGPINRLMEKGIEKVGQEIKRVGQDISSRLGYSGR
- a CDS encoding cell wall-binding repeat-containing protein; the encoded protein is MGEIKSKSLVILLCFLVSFLTMPQISAAALSAPTNLSASALGPNEIALTWTAVSGADKYNVYRSTSHSGTYTFTNSVTTNQYTDTGLASNQTYYYKIQTVDNNETSLLSSYAGATTLSSFSSLSAKSSGPGQIYLSWNSISGITSYTVYRSASYSGAYTEIASTFYTNYTDGSLTSGNTYYYKIKAMGNSGTDYFSNIVNAAAGSPGSSFITSNRLSGSDRYETSALISQYGWSSSNYAIIVNGENYPDALCSAPLASKYNAPILLTSSESLSTKTRTELSRLHVSHVFLIGGTSAISTSVEREIYYMGISISRIAGSDRYDTSARIAQTLGSYNQAIIATGENFADALSAAPIAAIKEIPILLTAKNSLPGNIQQALQNVTSTYVVGGTGVISTSVLNLLPAGKRLSGADRYETNLKIIDEFSAQLNLAACCIATGQSFPDALAGSALAAQTNSPVILVNSLTNTSVGNYINQKSNLISKLIVFGGTAVIPQNVVNTLLDDIASVPAAPPNLTAKSQSISQIALSWPTVNGATSYAVYRASSYYGSYYQIAKVSSTSYINSGLSPNTTYYYKIKATNGTGSSAFSPVASTTTALSIPSAPANLTATPKSTSQITLSWSAVSGAASYSIYRSSSASGPYSLLTTITATSYTNSGLTANTTYYYKVLATNSVGSSSYSAIASAKTIAASVPSIPDNLTAVPKSSTQISLSWSSVSEADTYSIYRANSVSGTYTLMATTTTNAYTDSSLTASTAYYYKVLAVNTAGSSAYSAVTSATTLASSVPTAPANLTAAALSSSQISLSWSAVSGDPTYSVYRSHSASGTYTRITTLSSTSYTNTGLDAGTTYYYKVLASNSAGDGPYSLTANTITFPSVPLDLTATADNSSQIVVDWTPVTGASSYIVYRASSSEGTYNPIAENVAAPPYTDTGLDPETTYYYKIVALNSSGQSGLSAKASATTQAASP
- a CDS encoding aminotransferase class V-fold PLP-dependent enzyme, producing MNLTKIYFDNACTTFPKPASVSAAVVHYMQSIGANISRGGYESAYTADEIVIETRELICELFNYPNCKNVIFTPNITTSLNMILKGFLQNGDHVLVSAMEHNAVMRPLIQLQTSGVEFDRIPCTEDGELLFEEVPRLLRPNTKAIVMTHASNVCGTLLPIQKVGSFCKEQGLAFIIDSAQTAGVIPIDMQAMGIDALAFTGHKGLLGPQGIGGFITTEAMFPLINPLISGGTGSLSHTEEVPGFMPDRFEAGTMNLPGIFGLHAALRYLLETGIDKIREKELELTARFLKKLKSLPDIRIIGRPDITNRTAVVSIQTTKRDLAEISFELDNRYGVMTRVGLHCAPNAHKTLKTYPTGTLRFSFGHYNTNKEVDYSIEAIRRITDGL
- the yedE gene encoding YedE family putative selenium transporter → MIKNEKIVIVIAGIIIGIISVTLVLLGNPANMGFCIACFVRDTAGALGLHRANAVQYIRPEIIGLVLGSCLMALSKKEFSPRGGSSPLTRFILGFFVMIGALMFLGCPFRMILRLAGGDLNALVGLVGFICGILAGIFFLNRGYTLKRTYSLPKIEGVIFPVIQIVFLSLLLAAPAFIYFTEAGAGPGAKHAAIAISLAAGILVGILAQRTRLCMVGGIRDLVLFREWKLLLGFLAILASAFVMNTATGNLSVGFANQPIAHTDGLWNFLGMLTVGFGSTLLGGCPLRQMILAGEGNTDSVITVIGLFAGAAFAHNFSLASSAKGPTTNGMIAVAIGLVVMLIIAVVNTRKAAATVNN
- the rph gene encoding ribonuclease PH, whose protein sequence is MLRFDGRQPDEIRPVKITRKFTDLPEGSVLIEVGKTRVICTATVEDKVPPFKKGTGSGWVTAEYAMLPRATAVRNQREASKGKLGGRTMEIQRLIGRALRSIVDLSKLGERTIWLDCDVLQADGGTRTASITGAYVALADAVNYLLKNQLIKQDPLTDSIAAISVGKVDGVPVADLAYEEDSKAEVDMNIVMTGSGRFVEIQGTAEGQPFDQEDLNAFLNLGESGIQKLSALQKEALAKELPVA
- a CDS encoding XTP/dITP diphosphatase, whose amino-acid sequence is MQVLLATTNKGKIKELEGLLHNEKIKILSLSDLQDYQEVEETGITFAENAFIKARAACAAGQMITLADDSGLEVDALAGAPGVFSARYAGEPKNDERNIEKLLADLEDVPEENRTARFRCALAIVCPDGQEYLTEGAIEGRILTVKIGTGGFGYDPVFYLPDLQKTMAELSSDEKNCLSHRAQAFAKAVPLLTTLLK
- a CDS encoding TIGR01906 family membrane protein, which codes for MSGKKAANGFLAIVSGLILITIILLTVIEQCVFDLNFFRSEYARLDTVSVTGMPEKDLMVTTTELLAYIQGDKDNLEIRGEINGQERQVFNQREIVHMADVQRLYLGSRMVRNTGLIILLLFLILLRVSSGKKYFRSWAGGFLAAAVIFLCVFGAVGIAVWRDFQVFWDNFHYLIFTNDLWLLNPETDILIQMVPQQFFFDLVVRILALFTSAVLILALVAARIWFAYQKV
- a CDS encoding DUF3343 domain-containing protein, with amino-acid sequence MEYIATFYSHYGAMRFKKKCIANNLHAVVMPVPRSLSSSCGSCVKYEDHRDFVAPENPDEEIEQIVCIETTGYRQVYKAKGA
- a CDS encoding sulfurtransferase TusA family protein, whose translation is MLDARGRSCPEPVIMIKKAMASNEDEYAILLDNRTSLENVSRFARVAGYHSDYTEENGIFTLKITKK